From a single Myxocyprinus asiaticus isolate MX2 ecotype Aquarium Trade chromosome 47, UBuf_Myxa_2, whole genome shotgun sequence genomic region:
- the LOC127436929 gene encoding N-acyl-phosphatidylethanolamine-hydrolyzing phospholipase D-like isoform X1 translates to MLTLRHAVRKLSVVCRGTTVCLRGCICISHVASRGEITGSRCLCSSAAGGEKMAEGPVFTEASEAEGGHSISPDPVGNSSSPQRNFLLDYTQQEGVTCSKQDSHGCFVNPWATWQFPSYSTIMRLFLMEKNHSNIPSTKEVLDRELPVLEPYFIQNRDQCGQTGSSLRVTWLGHATVLVEMEGLVILTDPMFSQRASPMPFMGPKRYRDPPCTVEQLPRLDVVVISHTHYDHLDAGSVKSLNARFGSDLHWFVPLGLADWMHKAGCENVIELDWWVGNRIPRHDDVTFFCTPAQHWCKRLPLDDNKALWGSWTIVGAHSRFFFAGDTGYCSAFQEIGKHFGPFDLAAIPIGAYLPRGIMKSQHVDPEEAVQIHIDIRAKNSLAIHWGTFALAYEYYLEPPAKLRAAMGNCGLNPDQFFTLNHGESRMIKQDNTHHSL, encoded by the exons CAGGTGTTTGTGCAGTTCAGCTGCAGGTGGGGAGAAAATGGCAGAAGGACCTGTTTTCACCGAAGCAAGTGAGGCTGAAGGGGGTCACAGCATCTCCCCTGACCCTGTAGGGAACAGTAGCTCACCTCAGAGAAACTTCCTGCTGGATTACACACAACAGGAAGGTGTTACGTGTTCCAAACAAGACTCTCACGGTTGCTTTGTGAATCCTTGGGCAACATGGCAGTTCCCGTCTTACAGTACCATCATGCGGCTGTTCCTCATGGAGAAGAACCACAGTAATATTCCCAGTACCAAAGAG GTTCTGGACCGTGAGTTGCCCGTTCTGGagccttattttattcagaacCGAGATCAGTGCGGGCAGACCGGCTCATCTCTTCGAGTGACCTGGCTGGGTCACGCTACTGTCCTGGTGGAGATGGAGGGACTGGTGATTCTGACAGACCCCATGTTCAGCCAGAGAGCCTCTCCAATGCCATTTATGGGTCCGAAGCGTTACCGCGACCCGCCTTGCACTGTAGAACAGCTTCCTCGCCTGGACGTGGTCGTGATCAGTCATACGCACTATGATCATTTGGACGCAGGTTCAGTGAAATCGCTCAATGCTCGATTTGGTTCTGACCTGCACTGGTTTGTGCCACTTGGCCTTGCGGACTGGATGCATAAGGCAGGCTGTGAGAATGTCATTGAGTTGGACTGGTGGGTGGGAAACCGCATTCCTCGGCATGATGATGTCACATTTTTTTGCACACCAGCACAGCACTGGTGTAAACGCTTGCCTTTGGATGACAATAAAGCATTATGGGGTAGCTGGACTATCGTGGGGGCCCATAGTCGCTTCTTCTTCGCTGGCGATACGGGATACTGCTCTGCATTTCAAGAGATCGGAAAACACTTCGGACCATTTGACCTGGCTGCTATCCCGATTGGAGCGTACCTGCCTAG AGGGATCATGAAATCTCAGCATGTGGACCCGGAGGAGGCTGTTCAGATACACATTGACATAAGGGCAAAAAACTCGCTGGCCATTCACTGGGGGACGTTTGCTTTAGCCTATGAG tATTATCTAGAACCTCCAGCAAAGTTACGCGCTGCTATGGGGAATTGCGGACTGAATCCAGATCAGTTCTTCACTCTTAATCACGGAGAGTCACGAATGATCAAGCAGGACAACACGCACCATtcgctctaa
- the LOC127436929 gene encoding N-acyl-phosphatidylethanolamine-hydrolyzing phospholipase D-like isoform X3, translating to MAEGPVFTEASEAEGGHSISPDPVGNSSSPQRNFLLDYTQQEGVTCSKQDSHGCFVNPWATWQFPSYSTIMRLFLMEKNHSNIPSTKEVLDRELPVLEPYFIQNRDQCGQTGSSLRVTWLGHATVLVEMEGLVILTDPMFSQRASPMPFMGPKRYRDPPCTVEQLPRLDVVVISHTHYDHLDAGSVKSLNARFGSDLHWFVPLGLADWMHKAGCENVIELDWWVGNRIPRHDDVTFFCTPAQHWCKRLPLDDNKALWGSWTIVGAHSRFFFAGDTGYCSAFQEIGKHFGPFDLAAIPIGAYLPRGIMKSQHVDPEEAVQIHIDIRAKNSLAIHWGTFALAYEYYLEPPAKLRAAMGNCGLNPDQFFTLNHGESRMIKQDNTHHSL from the exons ATGGCAGAAGGACCTGTTTTCACCGAAGCAAGTGAGGCTGAAGGGGGTCACAGCATCTCCCCTGACCCTGTAGGGAACAGTAGCTCACCTCAGAGAAACTTCCTGCTGGATTACACACAACAGGAAGGTGTTACGTGTTCCAAACAAGACTCTCACGGTTGCTTTGTGAATCCTTGGGCAACATGGCAGTTCCCGTCTTACAGTACCATCATGCGGCTGTTCCTCATGGAGAAGAACCACAGTAATATTCCCAGTACCAAAGAG GTTCTGGACCGTGAGTTGCCCGTTCTGGagccttattttattcagaacCGAGATCAGTGCGGGCAGACCGGCTCATCTCTTCGAGTGACCTGGCTGGGTCACGCTACTGTCCTGGTGGAGATGGAGGGACTGGTGATTCTGACAGACCCCATGTTCAGCCAGAGAGCCTCTCCAATGCCATTTATGGGTCCGAAGCGTTACCGCGACCCGCCTTGCACTGTAGAACAGCTTCCTCGCCTGGACGTGGTCGTGATCAGTCATACGCACTATGATCATTTGGACGCAGGTTCAGTGAAATCGCTCAATGCTCGATTTGGTTCTGACCTGCACTGGTTTGTGCCACTTGGCCTTGCGGACTGGATGCATAAGGCAGGCTGTGAGAATGTCATTGAGTTGGACTGGTGGGTGGGAAACCGCATTCCTCGGCATGATGATGTCACATTTTTTTGCACACCAGCACAGCACTGGTGTAAACGCTTGCCTTTGGATGACAATAAAGCATTATGGGGTAGCTGGACTATCGTGGGGGCCCATAGTCGCTTCTTCTTCGCTGGCGATACGGGATACTGCTCTGCATTTCAAGAGATCGGAAAACACTTCGGACCATTTGACCTGGCTGCTATCCCGATTGGAGCGTACCTGCCTAG AGGGATCATGAAATCTCAGCATGTGGACCCGGAGGAGGCTGTTCAGATACACATTGACATAAGGGCAAAAAACTCGCTGGCCATTCACTGGGGGACGTTTGCTTTAGCCTATGAG tATTATCTAGAACCTCCAGCAAAGTTACGCGCTGCTATGGGGAATTGCGGACTGAATCCAGATCAGTTCTTCACTCTTAATCACGGAGAGTCACGAATGATCAAGCAGGACAACACGCACCATtcgctctaa
- the LOC127436929 gene encoding N-acyl-phosphatidylethanolamine-hydrolyzing phospholipase D-like isoform X2: MLTLRHAVRKLSVVCRGTTVCLRGCICISHVASRGEITGRCLCSSAAGGEKMAEGPVFTEASEAEGGHSISPDPVGNSSSPQRNFLLDYTQQEGVTCSKQDSHGCFVNPWATWQFPSYSTIMRLFLMEKNHSNIPSTKEVLDRELPVLEPYFIQNRDQCGQTGSSLRVTWLGHATVLVEMEGLVILTDPMFSQRASPMPFMGPKRYRDPPCTVEQLPRLDVVVISHTHYDHLDAGSVKSLNARFGSDLHWFVPLGLADWMHKAGCENVIELDWWVGNRIPRHDDVTFFCTPAQHWCKRLPLDDNKALWGSWTIVGAHSRFFFAGDTGYCSAFQEIGKHFGPFDLAAIPIGAYLPRGIMKSQHVDPEEAVQIHIDIRAKNSLAIHWGTFALAYEYYLEPPAKLRAAMGNCGLNPDQFFTLNHGESRMIKQDNTHHSL, from the exons GTGTTTGTGCAGTTCAGCTGCAGGTGGGGAGAAAATGGCAGAAGGACCTGTTTTCACCGAAGCAAGTGAGGCTGAAGGGGGTCACAGCATCTCCCCTGACCCTGTAGGGAACAGTAGCTCACCTCAGAGAAACTTCCTGCTGGATTACACACAACAGGAAGGTGTTACGTGTTCCAAACAAGACTCTCACGGTTGCTTTGTGAATCCTTGGGCAACATGGCAGTTCCCGTCTTACAGTACCATCATGCGGCTGTTCCTCATGGAGAAGAACCACAGTAATATTCCCAGTACCAAAGAG GTTCTGGACCGTGAGTTGCCCGTTCTGGagccttattttattcagaacCGAGATCAGTGCGGGCAGACCGGCTCATCTCTTCGAGTGACCTGGCTGGGTCACGCTACTGTCCTGGTGGAGATGGAGGGACTGGTGATTCTGACAGACCCCATGTTCAGCCAGAGAGCCTCTCCAATGCCATTTATGGGTCCGAAGCGTTACCGCGACCCGCCTTGCACTGTAGAACAGCTTCCTCGCCTGGACGTGGTCGTGATCAGTCATACGCACTATGATCATTTGGACGCAGGTTCAGTGAAATCGCTCAATGCTCGATTTGGTTCTGACCTGCACTGGTTTGTGCCACTTGGCCTTGCGGACTGGATGCATAAGGCAGGCTGTGAGAATGTCATTGAGTTGGACTGGTGGGTGGGAAACCGCATTCCTCGGCATGATGATGTCACATTTTTTTGCACACCAGCACAGCACTGGTGTAAACGCTTGCCTTTGGATGACAATAAAGCATTATGGGGTAGCTGGACTATCGTGGGGGCCCATAGTCGCTTCTTCTTCGCTGGCGATACGGGATACTGCTCTGCATTTCAAGAGATCGGAAAACACTTCGGACCATTTGACCTGGCTGCTATCCCGATTGGAGCGTACCTGCCTAG AGGGATCATGAAATCTCAGCATGTGGACCCGGAGGAGGCTGTTCAGATACACATTGACATAAGGGCAAAAAACTCGCTGGCCATTCACTGGGGGACGTTTGCTTTAGCCTATGAG tATTATCTAGAACCTCCAGCAAAGTTACGCGCTGCTATGGGGAATTGCGGACTGAATCCAGATCAGTTCTTCACTCTTAATCACGGAGAGTCACGAATGATCAAGCAGGACAACACGCACCATtcgctctaa